The DNA region TTGAACACCATTGCCAACGAGATTCTGCTCCATACATATGTCCACCAGCACCACTTATATGCGATCACCAATTTTCACCGTGTCTGAAACTCATCGCAGTACAAGCATAGGTGCACCGTTATTTGGTTTACTCCAATGTCCCATGACAACCATAGCCATATGAATGTATGGCGAAATAGAAAATGCTTCATAGCATTGTTAAGTTATCACTGCGGCAAGGTATGTGTTCTAGCTATATATTGGGAAAGGAGTGTAGTATTCCAGTGCCAAACTGATGAAGCTCATCCAGTTTATGCCCTGTTGACATGCATATATTGATGTGCTCTCATATTTTTCCCATGAGTTCCTACGCCAGGTAACGGAAGCATTTGCGTGATTCTCAAGCAGCATGCGCTGCATCATACAAATTGTGGTAGAGTTAAGCAGTAGAATTTATCGGCTTACCAGTATCATACCAAGAAAAATTGATGAAAAGAATACATAAAGCTATCATGATATCCCGAAGATTCGTAAATGTCCTTTCGGAGTTGCATTGCTACTGACAGAGATAATCTTTTCATGTACCACATTATTTTTTGGTTCTAAAGTCTTTCTGGAGACATGGCTGCCATCAGAGAATGTCCTATTAGGATCCGCAGAATTCTTCGCAAATTGACCTAGAGGCTTACTGAAGTAATGAATTGAAGGAAGCGCTTCATTCACTAGGTGATACATAACTGAATGCTATGTCCGAGATTATATGGTCTCGAACTAAAAAAAGTAATAAGCGAGAAATGGGGAAGTCCTGTTTTCCATATCATCCAACCAGAGTCCATAATAACTATGGTTTAGTCAGTTGCAGCTACTAGAAAAGTAGGTATGATCACTCGCCGCGGTGATACTGTAACTGATTCTGTTTCCCGTTGACAGAAACCACGACAGTTCTAGACGACGGATTGGCTCGATGGAGAAACAGAAGGTTACAACAGATATTCCTTGTTGATGGATAATTTATGATTTATTCAATAAGAGGGTCCTTTGTTTTCTTGCTGATGTGATCCAGGGGCGGAGCTATTGTTACACCAATAATCCAAAACTGTCCACACTGAAACAACCATAATCAATAAACTGACTTTGAAGTTGCACGCGTTTCTATACATAGGATGGAGTGGTGCACCCCTTCATTTTGGTCTAGGATAATCCCTGATGTGATCTACTGATCCTATTAGCTATTGGCTACACTTAGTGAGATATACCACATGAGTGTTATTGGTCCTCCATCGCCGTTGACCCTCCACGCTCACCGGGAAACCCTCGGCCAAACGGCCGGCGAGGCCTCTTCTCCGTTCCGGGAACAACCGGTTGAGAAGCCGCAGTGAGCAGACCTCATCCTCTGCCCTAATTAAAGAAGACTCGGGGCTGCAAGCAAgacttatgtgtggttttgataGGTTTGCCACTGCTATAGAGAAGgtggttgaagatgatcaaagcaAACCACCAAAAGATCTTTAGCAGGGAATTAAAAGCCTTCATGGTTTTGATGGTGCCTATCTTGCTCACTATTATGCCCATTTGTGTGAGAAACCTAATATTGCTTGGGCATTCTATGGACTAGATGTCTCTGACAAGTTAGTGTGGGTTGCAAGGTATGTGGCTCTGCACTTTCCAGGATGATGGCAAATTGGTTGTTGTTTGGCTGGTTGTCTTTTGCTTTCAACCAAAGACACTGAACTATGGTTTATTATTTATGCATACTTTTGGTATGTACCAATGCTAAGACTTGATGTAAACTGCTTTATTATGATATTGGGCATTTCTATTATGTAATTTGTTATGTGGAACTGCTATCATGTGAACTGTGTTGGGTATGAGTTCGTGCTGAAATTTAAATTATTGATTGTGGTTGTATGTATCTCTTCGCATGAAAATTCAGGGTATGACTAATGATCATAAAAACTTTGTATGATAAAGTGTAATCATGCAAGTTTGTGTCCGAGTGTTGAGAAATCATATGGATGAACATTTAGGAGATTCAATGTCTGGTCCTTCTGAACTTCCCCTGCCAATAGAAGTGCGAATTATGACAAATTTCGTTAGAGGAAAATAGCATTGGATGAATTATGCATTTCTTTATAGTATCACAGGACTTCAGGAAATAAGGCATATTGTCCAACATATTACGATCGTAATTTTTAGCACATGTGTTGTAAGAATttataagagcagttaccacacaaaCACAGGTATTGAGAGAGTATTTACCACATAAGCACACGtattgtaagagcagttatcaTACAAACATACGTGTTATAAGAATTTGTAAGAACAGTtaccacacaaacacacacgtTGTAAGATCAGTTACCACACAAACACATAtgttgtaagaatttgtaagaaCAGTTACTATAAAAATACATGtcttgtaagagcagttaccacataATCAATGATAAGAGAAGGTATCCTCGCCACTCTATTTGTTTGGGTGATTACAATCACTcatccatccaaacaaacagaaaagTTAGATATCCTAACCACATTCAtccattcaaacaaataaaaatattgagTATCACATCCAAGCAAACAAATAAGCTAGTAGATAGCTCTATCTCTAAGGAGATAGATGATCATCTCTCATCCAGCTTTGTCTAGGGAACCAAACACATACTAAATGGACCGGCGCTTAAGAAAACACGTCACAACGGCCAACACGAATAAGGACCTCTTCTCCAGTGGCAGTGGATTGTATTATGCCAGGGAAACGAAATATTGTGATCTTCCACAAGAGTTTAACTCTTCCAAGCTAATGTGAAAATGAATAGTAAACTAACTACTCGCTGAAGAAACCAGTGAGATTGAAAAGCCTGCGTCCGTTTGAAGCGGATCCTGACGAACCTGCTCAGAGAGGATTATGGCTAAGGGGATTATGGCATTCCTGATTAGTATCCATCATGGTCAAATATCGGAACTCTCTAAAAAGTCCTTCAGAGAAAACAGCAAGCAATGAGGTACAGATAGATGGTAGCAGTACTACTCGTACTTGAGTTGCAACATCGAGGCCAGTCCAAATTGAACTCAACGCTAGCAAGCCCCACCACACCCACCGACCCACAACCACAAGTCGCCTTTCCGGCGACACTATGCACACAATGAAAGCTAAAAGCAAGGATAATCCTCTGTAGGCACACATTTTAGTAGTGTAACTGCATTTGTACCAGGTACTGTCAAGTATCAAAGCCAGAGTAGACGCCACTCCCCCTCAGGAGCCGCTTCTCCTCCTCGACGTAGTTCTTCCCCCTGCTGGCCTGCCCCCGGTCCCTCTTCCGCTTCTCCTTCTGTGAGAAGGAAGCACTCTTCTTGTCTTTATCTAGTAACTGGCTTGGCTGCGCATTATGCACACCGATAAGCTTCTCTCCTTCAGTGACGGCAGCCCTCGTGCGCTCCCGTTCTTCATAGGACTCATGTGCATCTTCTTTGTCATCGCGGTCTTTCCCAGTGGACCAAGACCAGTTAGGTTCCTCCTGCGGAGGGCGAACCGTCAAGACAGATGGGCCACCATGGTACCCATGCCGGCTCAAAGCACTGAAATCCAAGCCACcagatttcttcttctttgacaTGGATGCTGTTCACAGAGCTAAAATCACTgttaaaataaaccctaacaaTGAGATATGATACTCGGAACATGAATCATTTGGTGTTCATATTACTGTGTTGATATTTTCACGATTTAGCAAACCAAACTGTGCAGAGGCTTACAGCAGGAAAAACCCAAAATGGACAGAATAAGGAGGCCCAACTCATAACGTTTGCTAGTCCAACTTTATGGGAGGGAAGACTGGATCGATGTAAGCATGATACATGGGATCTGAGGCCCAGAGCCTAGCTAAGTGGTGGCCTGAGGTGGTCAACCTATGGACATCTTCAGTGGCCCAAATTAGGGACTCAGCTCTCGCAGGGTTGATGATAGCATCCAGACGCCTGTGCTCATCATCACACCCAATCCTTTGCCGATCCCACGTTTTCAAGAGGACATTAGTGAGGTAATGCAAGGGTTGTTCATATAACTGCTTCATCGATCTGCCGAGTCCCATCCATGATGTGAATGGGATTACAGAACCTTGGTAAGGAGGAACTGGAATGTGCTTCATGTACTGTTGATACATTTCAGCCCTCCTGATCAGTGCACCTGCATGATCCCACTACTACATTAGAAACACTATCACCAATGATCTGCCACAGCTCAGTCCACATCTCACTATCTCAGTGATGTCCAGTTCAAAGACACACTAGTTTCTTTCCCCGATGAACTTGGCTACAACTATCATACAAACTTATTTCTTATTTGCACAAACttgtcattaaaaaaaatctagaacgGTGCCTAACTCAGCCAGCTAAACCAGATACGAATCTTGGATAGTAAACCAGATGCTACAGTGGTAACCAGCTGAGAGCAATCTGTTTGCAGTCAAGTATCGTGAGCCTGTTTAGCGCTATCGcattctataaaaaaattactgcTGCTGAGAAAATCCAAGGTATCCCTCCTTTAATAAGGGTAACCAGCCGACAGCCAGCAGTTTTGGGAACTCAAAGTTCAACTATTCAAACAGCTCGTGTACAAGATAGCATATAGAACAAGCAGACAATTTCTCCACGGAAATTATGATAGCTCAAGATCATAAAGCATCTACACATGCAGAATGTTGAAAGTTCACTCAATCACATGATGCACATCTCCACATGTAACATATTTGAAGAGAGCGCTGACTTCGGTGATTACACTGCTAAAGTAGGTTTCTTAGCTTCTTGGGGAGAAACATGCTCGGTCTATTTGTTACAGTTACGCACCTACTTTTGTACGGCATACAAATATCAGCATCTAAGCAAGTCCCTCCGGCATCTTGCTGTATTATTCCCTCCACATTCAATTTGATATGAGAAGATTAGACCAATATGCAACAACCTTCAATTCTTCATAGATGGTTGAGAAAGGTAAAATTCATATATGGTTGGCAAATGCTGCATCATTGGGAAGGTAAAAACTGAACAGTAAGGACTACCGTACCACTAACACATAGACTAGCCTACTCATAATTGGGTTATCATCTTAAGGCCAATGTACAACACACAAACTTCAACAATCACAGTGAATTATCAATCAAGCATATCAAGGCAACATCCTACCCACGAGTGAAACTCACAAATGCAAAGTGATTCATGAATCGTGAGTTAACAAATCACTGGAATAACTCTCACCTTCCGCTGTTGCAGCAGCTTTGGAGAAGTTGGGCAGCCTGAAGGCGTTCGTGCCCTTCCCCTTCCCGGCCTCATCATCAGAATCTGAGCTCAAGGAGTCGTCAGAAGACACCTCCTGGGGCTCCTCCCGTGGCCTTGCCTTGTTCGTATCTAAAACGACAAACAAGGTCAGCGCCACTCAATTGGGAAACAATCTTCATAGATTGTTGAGAAAGTAATCTTCATATGTAGTTTGCAAATATAAAGCCTATGATATATGTTGCATCTTTGGGAAGGTGAAAACTGAACGGTAAGAACTACCATACCACTAACGCATCGACCAGCCTACTCATAATCGGGTAATCATCATAGGGCCAATGCACATCACACAAACTTCAACAATCACAGTGAGTTATCAATCAGCCATATCAACGCGTGAACCTATCCTCGAGTGAAACACGCTAATGCGAATTTATTAGCGAATAGTGAGTTAACAAGTCACGGTAATCGATAGCTCTCACCTTCTGCGGCCACAACAGCTTTGGAGGCGTTGGGCAGCCCAAAGGCGTTCCGGCCCTTCCCCTTCCCGGACTCGTCTCCGGAACCGCAGCTCGGGGAGTCGTCGGAAGACACGTCCTGGGGCTCCTCCGACGGCGCCGCCCTCTTCATTTCTGATATCCACAAACGGGGTCAGCGTCACTCCATCTGGAAACCGCGGGGGGCGCAAGATATTGGGATCTCACCTAGATCACAGCGACGACACCTGACTGGAGGTTGACGAATCGGCGGCGAGGGGGCGTACGAGGATGAggtcgccggcgccggaggcGTCGTGAGATCCGTGGTCGAAACCCTCGACCGCTTGACCTCCCTTTGGGCTTCCAACGAGAGTAGAGAACTAGAGATAGATTCTCTTCTTGGGCTAGTTCAGTAGAAAGGCCCAATAATTTTGTGGTCCGGTGAGGCCTTGTTCAGATGGGTTTCAGCCCATCTAAACATAGCCCTGAGCCCCTGAGTGGGAAAAATTCCGCTCAGAtaaggatttttattttttaaataaaaaatataaatatatgtgtccgttttgaaaaattgtaGATTTAGAGTCATGGCGCCTGTTGAAAGGATGGCAggtttaaaattcaaaaaaatgttGCCCAGAACTGCTGGTctgaaaattgtaaatatgtgcGACCATTTTGGAAATGGCACATCTATCCTCATGTCGCTAGTTGGATAGGCGACAAGAACTTGTCATCCGCTGAACAGACGATAGGTCCACTTGGAGTCGTGATGTCTCGCATCTCCACCTCGAACGGTTGCTGACTAGATCTTTTGGCCAGGGTAATGGCATGCAGGACGATGGCGCGGGCGACGGCGACAAGGTCGGCGAGCTCCATGTGAAGGAAGCAAGTGACGGCTGTGAGGCCAATGAGCTCCATGTGTCGGGCCAACGGTGGAGCTCGAAGCCGGCGCGATCCCGAGCAAATTTGGACAACGTAGTCAGAGCGACAGAGGTCCCAAGTAGATTTCGATGATGACGGTCCCGAGTAGATCTGGGCAACAATGGTCACCACCTAGATTTGAGCAGAGGCGAGAAGATCTGGCCGAGCGGAGGCTATTGTGGCGGTGGTGGTCCTGAGTGGCATGAAATTGAGCAATATCAAGTGATGGCGACACAACGGACGATGGCGTAGAGTAGATCGTAGCGAAGGATAGCGGATCAGGAGGCGACTAAACCTATCGCCCGCTAGACGGGCGACATGTTCTTGTGGTTCGTCCAATGGACGGCAAGAGTATAGATGTGTCTTTTTTCAAAATTGGcgcatatatttgtaatttttgaaataaaaatatataaacaaaaaattctCATTTCTATATGTTGTTCATGTTTGTCATATGTGAATGATGAACTATATGTGAACCGTATGTGATAGATATATGTGAATAATGAAGTGTATGTGGTTGTGTGAAACAGATGTGAATAAATTGTGATGTGTATATGTGTGAATGAGATATGGTGaatgaaatatgcttatatatAATTGTGTGCTATTTTCTGTTTCAGGACTTGGCTAGATATAACAGAGGCTAGCCAGAAATACAAATGTTGTATTTTGAGGTGTTAAATTATTACTACCAGTTTTAGCTATAAACTGGTTATAATAATAAGGTTTTCATTATCAATTCATATTATAAATCAATTTTGATAAAGAGTATCACTACCTGTTTAAAAACCGTGAGATGTGGTGTTTGGTGGCAGTGAGCCTAGTTCTTGGTTGTTCAGCCTTGTTTCCCCGTATTATCCCATATCGTTTTAGTACACCTGCTTATATCTCTGGAGGGGATTCTTTTGTATAGATAAAAGGAGATCATTCATAAATTAACTACCATCTTGATAGAAAGAGCTAATTAACCAGGTAAACAAAGATCGATTTGCCATGTACAAATCTTACTCAGAAATGTCTCTCTCCTGTCAATTCTTTCTGTCAGTGCGTGCTGTCTTTCCAAGACTCCAAGTCGTGCAGGGTTCATGTCTTTTCTAATAGTGGAAATCATCTCGCTTATGCATCGTTAGATGCATCCAGACAAGAAGAGGTTCATCTTTAGCAACTGATATTTTTGTCATGACAGGTGGAGATCATCAGACATATACAATTGGTGCAACTTTACTAGCTAGATGATAACAAAATTTATACAACTAAAAGCAATCAAGatagaaataaatatatatcttcTATATATCCATATACACGCATAGCTCTTGCCTAACAACTGTAGACCTCTGATCAAGAGATCACGATCACACATGATTCTGCCTGGAAGTGGTCATCTTAAGCGTCGTGGTTGCAGCATGCAAGCATTACAAGCACTGCATGCACTTTAGCGTATAGTTGGAGCCAAGCCGTGCAGCTCTTTATCAAAAGGCAGTGAAAAGTTCATCCTAGCTAGCTAGGAAGGCATGCAACTTGCACTTCGAAAATGAGATTATTAGTGGCAGCTTTTAGGAagttttgttcttcttttgaCTGGTCCTACCTAATTGATTATACTGATCTTTTTTTACTTTACTTGCATTGACCGAACTCTAGCGTGCTTGCTGTAGGATATATACATGTGCAATGATGCAAATTTAAAGGtaggaagaacaagaacaatTATTTGCTGGAACTCCGGCCTATATGGTAAGGAATAAGAGAGTTATATGAATGGTCTTCGTTGTCTCTTTGAGCAAATTAGTTTGTTTAATGCATGCAAGCTGTAGTTAGCTTAAGCTGTTAAGGAAAGATGGGAAATTCCGTTTATACTTGTGCACATTGCTTTTACCCGCAGACTCGATGTGAGTACAGAGGGGCAGCGGAAGTGCGGTAAATCAGTGAGCTAATGTTTCATAAGTATTTCATTGAACAACTTATGGGCATGAACAATAACAAAGCCATAAGCTTTAAATTTTTCACAACAAGCTATCCAATGGATCAACAAGCATACACTTATAACTATTAACTCATTAGAGCATCAATCCTCATGATCCCAATATCAACATATCAAAGAACACTATCATGTCTCATTTGCCAATCAAGCATACACCATATACTTGAGAGGTGGTACCAATAGCAAGCAAGATGATGTCCAATCAACACATATGATAAGAGAAATATCAAATCAAGTGTTGACACCAAGATTACATAGAAAACCCCTTGCGGGGAAAAATCACAAACGGCGGTGAGCAAGCAATCCACTGTGAAGATGAAGTACACGAGGTGAGAGCCAACAAGAGAGGGGAGGCTCCAAATCCCTCATTAATCTCAGTCTTTTTGTGGTTGGATTTGGTGGATCTAACTCTCTCCCTCAGGTCTCCTAACTCTAGCTCTCTCACACAAGAACTCACTCCCTTTTATAAATGAGCACTACGGGAGAATACCCCTTCGAGTTTAAGTCTAGAGATCACAGGTTCTAGCGGTGTCAGACtccggtctgatcgccagagaCATTTCGTCTCTGCATGTCGGCAATCTGACCGCAACATCGATCGGTCAGACTGCCAGCAGCACTCCGGTTG from Phragmites australis chromosome 8, lpPhrAust1.1, whole genome shotgun sequence includes:
- the LOC133927061 gene encoding uncharacterized protein LOC133927061 isoform X1; amino-acid sequence: MKRAAPSEEPQDVSSDDSPSCGSGDESGKGKGRNAFGLPNASKAVVAAEDTNKARPREEPQEVSSDDSLSSDSDDEAGKGKGTNAFRLPNFSKAAATAEASMSKKKKSGGLDFSALSRHGYHGGPSVLTVRPPQEEPNWSWSTGKDRDDKEDAHESYEERERTRAAVTEGEKLIGVHNAQPSQLLDKDKKSASFSQKEKRKRDRGQASRGKNYVEEEKRLLRGSGVYSGFDT
- the LOC133927061 gene encoding protein RDM1 isoform X2; amino-acid sequence: MKRAAPSEEPQDVSSDDSPSCGSGDESGKGKGRNAFGLPNASKAVVAAEDTNKARPREEPQEVSSDDSLSSDSDDEAGKGKGTNAFRLPNFSKAAATAEGALIRRAEMYQQYMKHIPVPPYQGSVIPFTSWMGLGRSMKQLYEQPLHYLTNVLLKTWDRQRIGCDDEHRRLDAIINPARAESLIWATEDVHRLTTSGHHLARLWASDPMYHAYIDPVFPPIKLD